The Streptomyces sp. 135 sequence GTCGCTGCTCCGCCCGTTCTACGAGAAGTACTTCCGGGTCGAGGTGAGGGGCATCGAGAACATCCCCGCACAGGGCGGGGCGCTGATCGTCGCCAACCACTCCGGGACGCTGCCGCTGGACGGCCTGATGATGCAGGTCGCGGTGCACGACCACCACCCGCAGGGCCGGCATCTGCGGCTGCTCGCCGCCGACCTCGTGTTCATGCTGCCGGTCATCAACGAACTGGCCCGCAAGGCCGGGCACACGCTGGCGTGCGCGGAGGACGCGGAGCGGCTCCTGGAGCGGGGCGAGCTGGTCGGGGTGATGCCGGAGGGTTTCAAGGGCATCGGGAAGCCGTTCAGCGAGCGCTACAAGCTCCAGCGGTTCGGCCGCGGCGGCTTCGTCTCGACGGCGCTGCGCACGGGTTCCCCGATCGTGCCGTGCTCGATCGTCGGGGCGGAGGAGATCTACCCGATGATCGGCAACGCGAAGACGCTGGCGCGGGTGCTCGGGTTCCCGTACTTCCCGATCACGCCCACGTTCCCGTGGCTCGGGCCGCTGGGCGCGGTGCCGTTGCCGACGAAGTGGACGATCCAGTTCGGGGAGCCGATCGCGACGGACGGTCATCCGCCGGAGGCGGCGGAGGACCCGATGCTGATGTTCAACCTGACGGACCAGGTGCGCGAGCAGATCCAGCATTCGCTGTACAAGCTGCTGGTGCAGCGGCGCTCGGTGTTCTTCTGACGTCCTGCACGGTCGAGGGCGCCCTCCGTGTGGGAGGGCGCCCTCAACTGCGTACTGACGTGGATTACCTCGCGTCCTCCTCGTCGATGCCGAGTTCCGGGAGCAGGCCGGGCAGGATCGGAGGGAGGGTGACGTCCGGCTTGGCCGAGGGGCCGCCGCCCCTGCCGGGCTTGCCCTTGCCGTCCGACGGGGACGGTGTCGCCTTGTCGTCCGGCGGGTCGAGGAGGCCGCCCACGCTGCCACCGAGGACGTCGTCGCCCGTCTCGCGCGGCGAGGAGGGCTTCGGCTTGCTGTCGCCTCGGGTGTCGCCGTCGTGCCCGCCGCCGCTGCCCGAGGGAGCGGAAGGGTGCCTGTCCGTGCCCTGGGACCCCGTGGGGTCCTGGGGGGCCCGGCCGGGCTTGCCGCCGTTCTCGGGGGCCCGGGGCAGCAGGGAGCGCAGCGGTTCGACCTCTTCGTCTATGGCGTCGAAGACGGAGTCCACCTGCTTGCCCACGTCACCCAACTGGACCGGCAGGCGGCCCTGGAGGTCGCTCCAGCTCTGGCGGTGCGACCGGGAGAACGCGGAGAGCGCCTGGATGGGGCCGAGCGACCCGTCGCGCTCGTACGCCTCCAGGAGCAGGCGGTGGCCCTCGGTGGCGTCGTGCCGCATGCCGGAGAGGGCCCGCCTGACCTCGCCGACCGACTCGTGGTCCAGGGAGCCGGCGCGGTCGCGCTCCATGAGCCTGCGTGCTTCGCTCAGCCGGGTCGAGGCCTGGTCGAGGAAGAGCTGACCCCGGTCGGCGTCGCCGTCGGCCAGGCCCAGCTTGAGGTCCTCCATGCCGCGTTTGAGGCCGTAGAGCGAATCGCCCGGCAGGGCGTCGGAGCTGGCGGCGGCGACTCCGCCGAAGGCACCCGCGGCGACGCCGACGGTGAGACCGCCTGCGGCGATGCCTTTGGACAGCCGGGAGCGGGGCCGCAGTTTGTGCAGCGGACCCGCGCGGTGGGCGCCCTTGCGGGAGCGCTGTTCGGGCACCGAGGCACTGCCGCCCTCAAGGAACATGGCTTCCATCGCGGCCACGAGCTGAGCGCGCTGGACGACCTTGACCTCGGGGTCGAGGGCTGGTTTGGGCAGCGCGCCGAGACCGTCCGCCAGGGCCAGCATGCGGCCCTGCTCGGTCGGTTCGGCGCGGGCCGCGGTGGTTTCGGGGGACTCCACGGACGCGGCCGCGGGCGCGGTGGACGCGGAGTCCTCGGACTGCTCGGCCGCCGGGTCCTGGTCGGAATGCTCCTCCAGGGCCTGGGCGAAGGCGTTCGCCCGCCGGTGGGCCGATACGTTCGCGATCACTGGCGGCACCTCCTCTCGTCAAGACGGTCGACTCCCCAGGGGGTCCTGAGGGTTGCATGGTCTGACCACGTCCACGCGATCGGGTGAGCGAGTGGGGTGTCCCCGGCTCGTGGCGAGTCGGGGAAACGTCAGGTTGCGACCACAGGGAGCCTGCATCCCGCACAACGAGCGTCGCGGCACTTGGGTTACGGACGTCAGGATGATCGGACCGCGAAGAATCGCCGAAGGGCCGTGGCGGCCATCTGGCCGCCACGGCCGGTGAGTTGGCCGCTACGGAGAGGAAGCGCGGCGGTGCGTCGGTGAGTCAGTGGGTCAGCGCGCGTCGTCCGGGAGGAGACGGGCGAGGGTGCGCACCGCGCGGTACTGGAGGGTCTTGATCGCGCCTTCGTTCTTGCCCATGACGCGCGCGGTCTCGGCGACGGAGAGGCCCTGGAGGAAGCGCAGGGTCACGCACTCCTGCTGCTGGGGGTTGAGGCGGCGGACGGCTTCGAGCAGTGCCGCGTTCGAGAGGGACTCCAGGACGGAGTCCTCGGGGCTGCGCTCGACCTCGTTGGCGTCGAGCATTTCGCCGGTGGTCACTTCGAGGCGGAACCGGCTCGATTTGAAGTGGTCGGCGACCAGGTTGCGGGCGATCGTGACCAGCCAGGCGCCAAAGTCACGACCCTGCCAGGTGAAGGTGCCGATGCGGCGCAGGGCGCGCAGAAAGGTCTCACTGGTGAGGTCCTCGGCGGTCGCCTTGCCGCCGACGCGGTAGTAGATGTAGCGGTAGACCGTGTCGCTGTACTGGTCGTAGAGGCGGCCGAAGGCGTCGGACTCGCCGGCCTGGGCGCGTTCGACGAGGTCCATCATGCGGGCGCTGTCGCTGTCCGCGGCGGGACGGCGGGGGGTGGGCGTTGAGGTGGCGGCAGCGGCGCCGGAACGGGCCCGTCTGCCGACGGCCGCACCACCGTCCGCCAGGGCATAGCAGGGCCCGGCGGGTGCGGGGACGGCGAAGGCGGGGACGGCGGGGACGGCGTACGCGGTGGGGACGAAGCCGCGCAAGCGGTCGATGACCGTTGCGCGCAGCGTAGCCAGGCCCGAGGCGTCAACCCCGACGTGTGGGTACACGGGACTCCCAGAGGCAGAGCTTCCATCACGTGCAGTACGGGACCTTTCACTCGTCGTAGCGACGCGTGGGGTCCGATATGCGTCTGAGGAGAATAACGCTTCGTACAGGCAGCGCTACACCCAGTTGCTCAAATCACCGATTACGTCGCTTCCGTTACTGAACGGAGTCGGATCAAGTGCCGGAGAGTGAGCGGTTGTTGATCGGAACGGTTCACATTCCGTCGCGACGCGGGGCGTGTTGTGGCCGAGTTCAACCACCGGGACTGGCCGTGGGCCGGGCGGGGTAGGACCGGGGGAATGCGCGCTGACCGGCGGTCTTCGCCGGAGCCGGCGGGGCGGCGGCGGTCAGCGGCGGGTCAGTGGCGGCGGCGGTGCAGGGCGATGGCCGCAGCCGTGCCGCCCGCGAGCGCGCCGACACCGGCGGCGGCGGGGATGCCGACCTTCGCGGCCTTGCGGCCGGTGCGGTAGTCGCGCAGCCGCCAGTCCCGCTCGCGGGCGTGCTTGCGCAGCTTGGCGTCGGGGTTGATCGCGTACGGATGGCCGACGAGCGAGAGCATCGGGATGTCGTTGTGCGAGTCGCTGTACGCGGCGCAGCGGGACAGGTCCAGGCCCTCGCCGGCGGCCAGGGCGCGCACGGCCTCCGCCTTGGCGGGGCCGTGCAGGGGCTCGCCGACGAGCTTGCCGGTGTAGACGCCGTCGAGGGACTCGGCGACGGTGCCGAGGGCGCCGGTCAGGCCGAGACGGCGGGCGATGACGGTGGCGATCTCCACCGGGGCGGCGGTGACCAGCCAGACCTTCTGGCCCGCGTCGAGGTGGGCCTGGGCGAGGGCGCGGGTGCCGGGCCAGATGCGCTCGGCCATGTACTCGTCGTAGATCTCCTCGCCGATGGTCATCAGCTCGGCGACGCGGTGGCCCTTGACGATGGACAGGGCGCTGTCGCGGGCGTCCTGCATGTGCTCGGGGTCCTCGACGCCGGCGAGCCGGAACCACGCCTGCTGCCAGGCGAACCGGAACAGTTCCTGGCGCTCGAAGAACTTCCGCTTGTAGAGGCCGCGGCCGAAGTGGAAGATCGCGGCGCCCTGCATCACGGTGTTGTCGAGGTCGAAGAACGCGGCGGCCCGCACGTCGCCGACGACCGGGAACTCCGGTTCGCGCGGCCCTTCATCGGGCGCGGCCTGTCCGGCGAGCGCCTCCAGCTCCTGGGAGGTCTTGCGGGCGGCCTCGGCCGAGGCCTCGCCTGCCAACACGCTCCGCGCCGTGGCGGAGCGCCTACGGGGGGTGAGCCATCCGAGAGCGGCCATGCCGTGAGCATAGCTAGTTCGTTCGGAGGTTCCGGAGTCGGCGGGATGTCGGTGAGGTGAGGCCCGGTGAACTCTTCGGGACCGGCCCGCCGAAGGGGAGCGGCCCGGTACCTCCGCCGGGCGCGTCGGCGGGGCGAGAATGGGGGCATGAGCCCGATTTTTCGTCGTACGGAGAAGAAGAAGCCCGCGGATCGCACGGTCACCCTGATCGGGAAGCCGGGCTGTCATCTGTGTGATGACGCACAGCTGGTGATCGAGAAGGTCTGCGCGGAGGTGGGCGCCGCATGGGAGAAGAAGGACATCACGCAGGACGAGGAGTTGCACCGGGCCTACTGGGAGCAGATCCCGGTGGTCCTGGTGGACGGGGAGCAGCACACCTTCTGGCGCGTCGACGAGGAGCGGCTGCGCCGCGAGCTGGCCGGCTGACGGCCCGGAACCTACTGACCGGGTAGTCCAAACCGCCCGCGAAGTCGTCTACGCTTTGGGGCGGTTTTGGTCTCGGGGGCGATGATCGTGAGGAGAGTGTGCGGTTTTGCCCCCATCAGGTGATCAACGACGCTGCCCGCGCGCCGGTTCCGAAAATGTGCGCCGGGGGCGCGTGACCCCGGTCACGTTGGCCGGGCAAATCGGACACAATCTTTGTGCACGCGTTCACAAAGACATAGCCTGCATTCGACGGGGCGGTCTGGGGACGAGTGACCGCCTACAGCCCCGCTCTACCCGCAGGAGCACCGTGGCAACTGGCCGAACTCACCGACCGGCGACCCGCAGCCGAGGGATTCCCGAGGCCACCGTCGCCAGGCTTCCGCTGTACCTCCGAGCCCTCACCGCACTGTCGGAGCGCTCGGTGCCCACGGTCTCCTCCGAGGAGCTCGCGGCCGCCGCGGGAGTCAACTCCGCGAAGCTGCGCAAGGACTTCTCGTACCTCGGTTCGTACGGGACGCGAGGCGTCGGCTACGACGTCGAGTATCTCGTGTACCAGATCTCCCGTGAACTGGGGCTGACCCAGGACTGGCCGGTTGTCATCGTCGGCATCGGTAACCTCGGCGCCGCGCTGGCCAACTACGGCGGCTTCGCCTCGCGTGGTTTCCGGGTCGCGGCGCTCATCGACGCCGATCCGGCAATGGCCGGAAAGCCCGTCGCGGGGATGCCCGTGCAGCACACCGACGACCTCGAGCGGATCATCGAGGACAACGGCGTCTCCATCGGCGTCATCGCCACCCCGGCCGGCGCCGCCCAGCAGGTCTGCGAGCGGCTCGTCGCCGCCGGTGTGACCTCCATCCTGAACTTCGCGCCGACCGTGCTGTCCGTGCCGGACGGCGTCGACGTGCGCAAGGTCGATCTCTCCATCGAACTCCAGATCCTCGCCTTCCACGAGCAGCGCAAGGCCGGCGAGGAGGCCGCCGCCGACGGTGTCGTGCCGCCGGTCGCCGCCAAGCAGCAGCGCAAGGGACCCGACGGGGACGTCCCCGCCGTGATGCCGGCATGAGTCTCCTGGTCGTAGGGCTGAGCCATCGCAGCGCTCCGGTGAGCGTCCTGGAGCGGGCCGCGCTGCCCGCGGACACGCAGGCCAAGCTGTTGCAGGACGCGCTGGCCGCCGAGCCCGCCGCCGAGGCGGCCGTGCTCGCCACGTGCAACCGCATCGAGCTGTACGCGGACGTCGACAAATTCCACGCCGGTGTCGCCGAGCTGTCGACGCTGCTCGCGCAGCACAGCGGCGTGGGCCTGGAAGAGCTCACCCCTTATCTGTACGTCCACTACGAGGACCGTGCCGTCCACCACCTCTTCTCGGTGGCGTGCGGGCTCGACTCGATGGTGGTCGGCGAGGGCCAGATCCTCGGGCAGATCAAGGACGCCCTCGCGCGTGCGCAGGAGCTGCACACTCCTCAACGCGGGGCCGTCTCAGGGTCGGCAGGCGGGTCGGCGCGGGCGCACTCGGAGACCGCTCGTCACGACTTCGGCCGAACAGCTCGCACCTTCGCCTCCGGTCGAGACCTGGGCGGCCGGCCGGCGCGGCCATGTCCCGCTCGCCGGGTCCGCTCGCGCGCGCGGGCCGGGGTCGAGGAGGTCGTGGTCGCCAACCGCACCCTGGAGCGCGCCGAGCGGCTCGCCGCCATCCTGAGCGAGCAGGGCGGCACGGGCGTGAGCGCGCGCGCCGTACCGATGGATCAGGTGGCCCACGAACTGACACGTGCCGATGTGGCGGTGTCCTGCACCGGCGCGACCGGCCTGGTGCTGACGGCGGACGCCGTCGCCGCCGCCGTCGAGGGGCGCGTCCCCGCCGACAGCCGCCCCGGTGACGTACCGGCGCAGTCCAGGAGCGGATCCGCCGGGCAGGCCGCGCAGCCCACCGTCGCCGACGACGGCTGCCCCGTCGACCTCACCGCCGCGCCGCGCGGTTTCTCCGTCGCGGGCGAGGCCGCCGTCGCCGGGATGGACGCGGCCTCCCTGGAGCAGCATGCCGCCTGGGTGGACAACGCCCCGGCCGAGCGGCGCGACACCGCGGCGGACCCGCGGGCCGAGGCCGACGCCATCGCCGCGCTGGTCGCCGCCGCGAGCGTGACCGGGCGCCTGCCGGAGCGGCGCAAGCCCGTGTCCTTCGTCGGCGCGGCCCGCCCGGCCGTCCTCGCGCTGCTCGACCTGGCCATGCCGCGTGACATCGACGCCGCCGTGCACCGCATCCCCGGCGTACGGCTGGTCGACATCGAGTCGCTGGCCGAGGCCTCGGCCGACGCGCCCATGGCCGCCGATGTCGAGCAGGTGCGCGGCATAGTCTCCGACGAGGTCGCCGCCTTCGGTGCCGCGCAGCGGGCCGCGCACATCACGCCGACCGTGGTCGCCCTGCGCACCATGGCCGCCGATGTGGTGGCGAGCGAGATCGCGCGGCTCGACGGACGGCTGCCGGGCCTTGAGGACAAGCAACGCGCGGAGATCACCCAGACGGTGCGCCGCGTCGTGGACAAGCTGCTGCACGCGCCGACGGTCCGGGTCAAGCAGC is a genomic window containing:
- a CDS encoding lysophospholipid acyltransferase family protein, translating into MADAKVIPFDDDRSRGGAQRTPRRRPAPRRTGDAGSVTEVRTVPTAETVKTLPGRQGGPPDARREEERQRESARPRERAARPRGGDWDRRVAGGLAFLRRRLTGEYEVDDFGYDEELTDQVLMSLLRPFYEKYFRVEVRGIENIPAQGGALIVANHSGTLPLDGLMMQVAVHDHHPQGRHLRLLAADLVFMLPVINELARKAGHTLACAEDAERLLERGELVGVMPEGFKGIGKPFSERYKLQRFGRGGFVSTALRTGSPIVPCSIVGAEEIYPMIGNAKTLARVLGFPYFPITPTFPWLGPLGAVPLPTKWTIQFGEPIATDGHPPEAAEDPMLMFNLTDQVREQIQHSLYKLLVQRRSVFF
- a CDS encoding DUF5667 domain-containing protein, whose product is MIANVSAHRRANAFAQALEEHSDQDPAAEQSEDSASTAPAAASVESPETTAARAEPTEQGRMLALADGLGALPKPALDPEVKVVQRAQLVAAMEAMFLEGGSASVPEQRSRKGAHRAGPLHKLRPRSRLSKGIAAGGLTVGVAAGAFGGVAAASSDALPGDSLYGLKRGMEDLKLGLADGDADRGQLFLDQASTRLSEARRLMERDRAGSLDHESVGEVRRALSGMRHDATEGHRLLLEAYERDGSLGPIQALSAFSRSHRQSWSDLQGRLPVQLGDVGKQVDSVFDAIDEEVEPLRSLLPRAPENGGKPGRAPQDPTGSQGTDRHPSAPSGSGGGHDGDTRGDSKPKPSSPRETGDDVLGGSVGGLLDPPDDKATPSPSDGKGKPGRGGGPSAKPDVTLPPILPGLLPELGIDEEDAR
- a CDS encoding ECF subfamily RNA polymerase sigma factor, BldN family, whose product is MYPHVGVDASGLATLRATVIDRLRGFVPTAYAVPAVPAFAVPAPAGPCYALADGGAAVGRRARSGAAAATSTPTPRRPAADSDSARMMDLVERAQAGESDAFGRLYDQYSDTVYRYIYYRVGGKATAEDLTSETFLRALRRIGTFTWQGRDFGAWLVTIARNLVADHFKSSRFRLEVTTGEMLDANEVERSPEDSVLESLSNAALLEAVRRLNPQQQECVTLRFLQGLSVAETARVMGKNEGAIKTLQYRAVRTLARLLPDDAR
- a CDS encoding HAD-IB family hydrolase; its protein translation is MAALGWLTPRRRSATARSVLAGEASAEAARKTSQELEALAGQAAPDEGPREPEFPVVGDVRAAAFFDLDNTVMQGAAIFHFGRGLYKRKFFERQELFRFAWQQAWFRLAGVEDPEHMQDARDSALSIVKGHRVAELMTIGEEIYDEYMAERIWPGTRALAQAHLDAGQKVWLVTAAPVEIATVIARRLGLTGALGTVAESLDGVYTGKLVGEPLHGPAKAEAVRALAAGEGLDLSRCAAYSDSHNDIPMLSLVGHPYAINPDAKLRKHARERDWRLRDYRTGRKAAKVGIPAAAGVGALAGGTAAAIALHRRRH
- a CDS encoding glutaredoxin family protein → MSPIFRRTEKKKPADRTVTLIGKPGCHLCDDAQLVIEKVCAEVGAAWEKKDITQDEELHRAYWEQIPVVLVDGEQHTFWRVDEERLRRELAG
- a CDS encoding redox-sensing transcriptional repressor Rex, which gives rise to MATGRTHRPATRSRGIPEATVARLPLYLRALTALSERSVPTVSSEELAAAAGVNSAKLRKDFSYLGSYGTRGVGYDVEYLVYQISRELGLTQDWPVVIVGIGNLGAALANYGGFASRGFRVAALIDADPAMAGKPVAGMPVQHTDDLERIIEDNGVSIGVIATPAGAAQQVCERLVAAGVTSILNFAPTVLSVPDGVDVRKVDLSIELQILAFHEQRKAGEEAAADGVVPPVAAKQQRKGPDGDVPAVMPA
- a CDS encoding glutamyl-tRNA reductase; the encoded protein is MSLLVVGLSHRSAPVSVLERAALPADTQAKLLQDALAAEPAAEAAVLATCNRIELYADVDKFHAGVAELSTLLAQHSGVGLEELTPYLYVHYEDRAVHHLFSVACGLDSMVVGEGQILGQIKDALARAQELHTPQRGAVSGSAGGSARAHSETARHDFGRTARTFASGRDLGGRPARPCPARRVRSRARAGVEEVVVANRTLERAERLAAILSEQGGTGVSARAVPMDQVAHELTRADVAVSCTGATGLVLTADAVAAAVEGRVPADSRPGDVPAQSRSGSAGQAAQPTVADDGCPVDLTAAPRGFSVAGEAAVAGMDAASLEQHAAWVDNAPAERRDTAADPRAEADAIAALVAAASVTGRLPERRKPVSFVGAARPAVLALLDLAMPRDIDAAVHRIPGVRLVDIESLAEASADAPMAADVEQVRGIVSDEVAAFGAAQRAAHITPTVVALRTMAADVVASEIARLDGRLPGLEDKQRAEITQTVRRVVDKLLHAPTVRVKQLGRVAGARWSDADALRTLLTDATDATDVNGENHQVTREPPELTTANRPAGHVRRPEATTNAATTANGPVGPSG